The following coding sequences lie in one Peribacillus frigoritolerans genomic window:
- a CDS encoding BhlA/UviB family holin-like peptide, producing the protein METEIFNLFLKQGGYTVLFVWLLWTTMKTNKEREANYQSVIEKNQDVIETQAQAFSTLAQDVNEIKQIIVQDNK; encoded by the coding sequence TTGGAAACAGAAATATTTAATTTATTTTTAAAACAGGGTGGATACACAGTCTTATTCGTATGGTTACTATGGACAACGATGAAAACTAACAAAGAACGGGAAGCGAATTATCAATCTGTAATTGAAAAGAATCAGGACGTAATTGAAACACAAGCTCAAGCATTCTCAACATTGGCTCAAGATGTAAATGAAATTAAACAAATTATTGTACAGGATAATAAATAA